The Zavarzinia compransoris genome has a window encoding:
- a CDS encoding malonate--CoA ligase: MSNHLFDRLTARAGDRGRPFVLGHGGTAPVTYGDLLDRSARFAHALAGLGVVPGDRVAVQVEKSIDALFLYLACVRAGAVFLPLNTGYTASELAYFIGDAEPRLVVVDPGKDAALRPLAEGLGARCETLGTKGDGSLAALAAGAPATFTDVPRGADDLAAILYTSGTTGRSKGAMLSHANLASNAETLVDYWRFGDGDVLIHALPIFHTHGLFVATNVVLMAGAALYFLPKFDADEVLALMKTATCLMGVPTFYVRLAGHPGLSRAATAGMRLFISGSAPLLAETHRAFEAKTGHAILERYGMTETNMNTSNPYDGERRPGTVGFPLPGVGLRIADPESGAPLPAGTIGMIEVKGPNVFQGYWRMPEKTAAEFRADGFFITGDLGLIDERGYVQIVGRGKDLVISGGLNVYPKEVEGEIDRLPGIVESAVIGLPHPDLGEGVTAVAVREKGAATDEAAVLAALEDRLAKFKQPKAVLFVEDLPRNTMGKVQKNLLRDRYRDLYAR, from the coding sequence ATGAGCAATCACCTGTTCGACCGCCTGACCGCCCGGGCCGGCGACCGCGGCCGGCCCTTCGTCCTCGGCCACGGCGGCACCGCACCCGTCACCTATGGCGACCTGCTGGACCGGTCGGCGCGCTTCGCCCATGCCCTTGCCGGCCTTGGCGTGGTGCCGGGCGACCGGGTGGCGGTCCAGGTCGAGAAAAGTATCGATGCCCTCTTCCTCTATCTCGCCTGCGTCCGGGCGGGGGCCGTCTTCCTGCCCCTCAATACCGGCTATACCGCCAGCGAGCTGGCCTATTTCATCGGCGATGCCGAACCCCGCCTCGTGGTCGTCGACCCCGGCAAGGACGCCGCCCTGCGCCCGCTGGCGGAAGGGCTGGGCGCGCGCTGCGAGACCCTGGGCACGAAGGGCGACGGCAGTCTGGCCGCCCTGGCCGCCGGCGCCCCCGCCACCTTCACTGATGTCCCGCGCGGGGCGGACGATCTTGCCGCCATCCTCTATACCTCCGGCACCACCGGGCGCTCGAAAGGGGCGATGCTCTCCCACGCCAATCTCGCCTCCAATGCCGAGACCCTGGTCGACTATTGGCGCTTCGGCGACGGCGACGTGCTGATCCACGCCTTGCCGATCTTCCATACCCATGGCCTGTTCGTCGCCACCAATGTCGTCCTGATGGCGGGGGCCGCCCTCTACTTCCTGCCGAAATTCGATGCGGACGAGGTGCTGGCCCTGATGAAGACCGCCACCTGCCTGATGGGGGTGCCGACCTTCTATGTCCGCCTTGCCGGCCATCCCGGGCTGAGCCGGGCGGCGACGGCGGGGATGCGCCTGTTCATTTCGGGCTCCGCCCCCCTGCTGGCCGAGACCCACCGCGCCTTCGAGGCGAAGACCGGCCATGCCATCCTCGAGCGCTACGGCATGACCGAAACCAACATGAACACCTCGAACCCCTATGACGGCGAGCGCCGGCCCGGCACCGTGGGCTTTCCCCTGCCCGGCGTCGGCTTGCGCATCGCCGACCCTGAGAGCGGCGCGCCCCTCCCCGCCGGCACCATCGGCATGATCGAGGTCAAGGGCCCCAATGTCTTCCAGGGCTATTGGCGCATGCCGGAAAAGACCGCGGCGGAATTCCGCGCGGACGGTTTCTTCATCACCGGCGACCTGGGCCTGATCGACGAGCGGGGCTATGTCCAGATCGTCGGCCGGGGCAAGGACCTGGTGATCAGCGGCGGCCTGAACGTCTATCCGAAGGAAGTGGAGGGCGAGATCGACCGCCTGCCCGGCATCGTCGAAAGTGCCGTGATCGGCCTGCCCCACCCGGACCTGGGCGAGGGCGTGACCGCCGTGGCGGTGCGGGAAAAGGGTGCCGCGACCGACGAGGCCGCCGTGCTTGCCGCCCTCGAGGACCGGCTGGCGAAATTCAAGCAGCCGAAAGCGGTGCTCTTCGTCGAGGATTTGCCGCGCAACACCATGGGCAAGGTGCAGAAGAACCTGCTG